A part of Colletotrichum higginsianum IMI 349063 chromosome 11, whole genome shotgun sequence genomic DNA contains:
- a CDS encoding Ank-repeat protein mbp1, with amino-acid sequence MRAEYKKREPRACFRQPPQPHRSALKTDTICQRSVNTTPTATVPQTGQEKFQEDTIIPMEFFTEFITFIRLIPNYPVEDEFLREMRRFDKTPDVSFQLVLTAQIFLDIHHTIRAATQWSFEAMAKESGVMVNSLERHQEFHENLKIDHWPSFNDRKLREFSRLIKWMGEDPVHGAKAELYARMGRTVPSEMEVHRILIYSPVLSGLFLFRLRAEMYDVGLAVANAWGSITYTAHLYNALQRTGLWGSRPPPSQDAADAGHQRGRPVSSMFNIVARRAYQQKGSLGSGDLIMTQIDNPQELRARDRLRKQKAKARTARKDWTTGGLVPEGLAATLSVALECESLEMAFPYLATHRWCWSLLRSVKEACDSVPREPYQPAYTEEKDTELPWVVGYILMAAAGVGEAPDLMLLHRAAESCNAMIGSEAGMLAISVRRSISKNIQFREKEPWEGRDISHFVVSARGDDANGPVAQRLVAVQLNYVLQPSKTGYISVRKAAGLSVGRTASNGRDPLIDPAASKCKDMMQTLLLPPASIPVLERFAVECKWDEFQSILRSENLNFNKATNTIRLALYHNEEAHFFVPPEESSSSQTPKAIISRSCGNSETTMRREKTYLFEVNIPLQKPVVEGAESQAIDDISTDDEKTVPKPNFVFQHAPCHSQVRLAASYPSIEMT; translated from the exons ATGAGAGCTGAATACAAGAAGAGGGAGCCAAGAGCGTGTTTCCGCCAACCACCACAGCCGCACAGGTCTGCGTTGAAGACCGACACCATTTGCCAACGTTCGGTAAATACGACCCCAACAGCAACCGTACCTCAGACAGGTCAGGAGAAGTTCCAGGAAGACACAATCATCCCTATGGAATTTTTCACAGAATTCATTACCTTCATTCGGTTAATCCCAAACTACCCAGTCGAGGACGAGTTTCTGCGCGAGATGAGAAGATTCGACAAGACACCTGATGTTTCTTTTCAGCTTGTGTTGACGGCCCAGATCTTCCTAGACATTCACCATACGATTCGTGCTGCGACGCAATGGAGCTTTGAGGCTATGGCCAAGGAAAGTGGCGTAATGGTCAATTCATTGGAACGCCACCAAGAGTTTCATGAAAACTTAAAGATCGACCATTGGCCTTCCTTCAATGACCGCAAGCTGCGAGAGTTCAGTCGTCTGATAAAATGGATGGGCGAGGACCCGGTGCACGGCGCCAAGGCAGAGTTGTATGCACGGATGGGCAGAACTGTGCCCTCAGAGATGGAGGTCCATCGTATCTTGATCTATTCCCCTGTCCTGAGCGGTCTTTTCCTCTTCCGTCTCCGCGCGGAGATGTACGACGTTGGTCTCGCTGTCGCCAATGCTTGGGGCTCCATCACGTATACCGCTCACCTGTACAATGCCTTGCAAAGGACCGGCCT ATGGgggtctcggccgccgccttcacaagacgccgccgatgcagGGCATCAACGAGGGCGCCCTGTGTCGTCTATGTTCAACATCGTCGCACGCAGGGCCTACCAGCAGAAGGGCTCGCTTGGCAGCGGAGACTTGATCATGACGCAAATTGACAATCCACAAGAGCTGAGGGCCAGAGATCGACTGCGGAAGCAGAAAGCCAAGGCTAGGACCGCCAGGAAAGACTGGACCACCGGCGGCCTTGTCCCTGAGGGACTTGCTGCCACACTTTCTGTGGCACTGGAATGCGAGTCTCTCGAGATGGCGTTCCCGTACCTAGCAACGCACCGCTGGTGTTGGAGCCTCCTTCGATCTGTCAAAGAGGCTTGCGACTCTGTTCCGAGAGAGCCGTACCAACCTGCCTAcacggaggagaaggacacCGAGTTGCCTTGGGTGGTTGGTTACATTCTTATGGCTGCGGCTGGTGTCGGCGAGGCACCTGACTTAATGTTGCTGCATCGTGCGGCAGAGTCCTGCAATGCTATGATCGGTTCCGAGGCTGGCATGCTTGCGATTTCAGTTAGGCGCAGCATCAGCAAGAACATTCAGTTCCGAGAGAAAGAGCCGTGGGAG GGTAGGGACATCTCACACTTCGTAGTCTCTGCTAGGGGCGACGATGCGAATGGTCCTGTTGCTCAGCGCCTTGTGGCTGTTCAATTAAACTACGTGCTGCAACCTAGCAAAACAGGGTACATAAGTGTCAGGAAGGCGGCGGGTCTTAGCGTGGGCCGTACAGCCTCCAACGGCAGGGATCCTTTAATAGATCCTGCCGCAAGCAAGTGCAAAGACATGATGCAAACTCTACTGTTGCCGCCCGCGTCGATCCCTGTATTGGAGCGCTTTGCAGTGGAATGCAAGTGGGACGAGTTCCAAAGTATTCTCCGCTCCGAGAACCTCAATTTCAACAAGGCCACCAATACTATTCGCCTCGCTCTCTACCACAATGAGGAAGCGCA CTTCTTTGTTCCGCCTGAGGAGTCGTCGAGCAGTCAAACGCCGAAGGCCATAATCTCAAGATCATGTGGAAATTCAGAGACTACGATGCGTCGGGAGAAGACTTACCTATTCGAGGTGAACATCCCCCTGCAGAAGCCGGTAGTTGAAGGTGCTGAGAGCCAAgccatcgacgacatcagcaccgacgacgagaagactGTACCGAAGCCCAATTTTGTATTCCAGCACGCCCCGTGCCATTCACAAGTGCGGCTCGCTGCGTCTTACCCCTCAATAGAAATGACATGA